The Prevotella melaninogenica genome window below encodes:
- a CDS encoding heavy metal translocating P-type ATPase — translation MKKKLIRIILTAVLLVGAWLVEHFAALPMWQVLLVYLVPYLVISYDVLGEAVEGIMEGDPFDENFLMSIATIGALLIGFLPGAEPQFIEGVFVMLFFQLGELFEHYAEDKARDSISELMDIRPDVANVERNGVVASVSPEEVMIGETVIVKPGEKIPLDGRVLEGASSLNTVALTGESIPRDVSAGMEVISGCVNLSGVLKVQVEKPYSESTAAKIIQLVEEAGDNKSRSESFIRRFARVYTPIVVISALALAVIPPFFYDSYAPAFGVWLYRALTFLVVSCPCALVISIPLTFFAGIGGASHKGILIKGGNYMDALSKLSTVVFDKTGTLTRGTFDVEAIHPESLSEHELLHLAAHVERYSTHPIALALRMAYANEKDNCTVEDIQETAGQGITATVNNQKVSVGNSRLMATLGITIPTCKRCTSHAGTIVHVAIDGEYAGHIVISDQLKADAVKAIESLKQLGVSKTVMLSGDKREVVEQVAEQTKVTEYYAELLPTDKVKHVERLIAEKNADETIAFVGDGINDAPVLARADVGIAMGALGSDAAIEAADVVLMDDKPSKIALAIELSCRTIFIAKENAWFAIGIKVAVLLLATFGMASMGLAVFADVGVMVLAVLNAMRAR, via the coding sequence ATGAAAAAGAAACTTATAAGAATCATTCTTACGGCTGTACTCCTTGTAGGAGCATGGTTAGTAGAGCATTTCGCAGCACTTCCAATGTGGCAGGTGCTGCTTGTTTATTTGGTTCCTTATCTGGTTATCAGTTATGATGTATTAGGTGAAGCGGTTGAGGGAATCATGGAAGGCGATCCTTTTGATGAGAACTTCCTTATGAGTATTGCGACTATCGGAGCATTGCTCATCGGTTTCCTACCCGGTGCCGAACCACAGTTTATCGAAGGAGTCTTCGTGATGTTGTTCTTCCAGTTAGGCGAACTCTTTGAGCATTATGCGGAAGATAAGGCGCGCGACTCCATCTCTGAACTGATGGATATTCGTCCAGATGTAGCCAATGTGGAGCGAAACGGAGTGGTAGCGAGCGTAAGTCCAGAGGAAGTGATGATTGGTGAGACTGTGATTGTTAAGCCGGGAGAGAAGATTCCATTAGATGGAAGGGTGCTTGAGGGTGCCTCCAGTCTTAATACCGTAGCCCTTACGGGTGAAAGTATACCACGTGATGTAAGTGCAGGCATGGAGGTTATCTCTGGTTGTGTTAACCTTTCGGGTGTGTTGAAGGTACAAGTTGAAAAGCCATATAGCGAGTCTACCGCTGCAAAGATTATCCAACTCGTTGAAGAGGCAGGTGATAACAAGTCACGTAGTGAGTCATTCATTCGTCGTTTTGCACGTGTCTATACGCCTATCGTGGTAATTTCCGCCCTTGCTTTGGCTGTTATTCCTCCGTTCTTCTATGATAGTTACGCACCAGCCTTTGGTGTTTGGCTCTATCGTGCATTGACCTTCTTGGTTGTAAGTTGCCCATGTGCTTTGGTTATTTCTATTCCTCTTACCTTCTTTGCGGGTATCGGTGGGGCTTCTCATAAGGGAATCCTTATTAAGGGTGGTAACTATATGGATGCTTTGTCAAAGCTCTCTACGGTAGTATTCGATAAGACAGGAACATTGACACGTGGTACTTTTGATGTTGAGGCTATCCACCCAGAGAGTCTCTCTGAGCATGAGTTACTTCATTTAGCAGCTCATGTTGAACGTTATTCTACCCATCCAATCGCCCTTGCTCTCCGTATGGCATATGCGAATGAAAAGGATAATTGCACTGTTGAAGATATACAAGAAACAGCGGGACAGGGCATTACTGCCACTGTTAATAATCAGAAAGTAAGTGTTGGTAACAGCCGTTTAATGGCAACATTAGGTATTACAATCCCTACCTGTAAGCGTTGTACGAGCCATGCGGGTACTATTGTTCACGTTGCGATTGATGGTGAATATGCAGGTCATATCGTAATTTCTGACCAGCTGAAGGCTGATGCTGTGAAGGCTATAGAGTCTCTGAAGCAGTTGGGGGTTAGTAAGACTGTTATGCTGAGCGGCGACAAGAGGGAAGTTGTTGAGCAAGTTGCCGAGCAGACAAAGGTGACGGAATACTATGCAGAACTGCTCCCTACTGACAAAGTAAAGCATGTTGAGCGTCTCATTGCAGAGAAAAATGCAGATGAAACAATTGCCTTCGTCGGTGATGGAATCAATGATGCACCAGTGTTAGCACGTGCTGATGTGGGCATTGCTATGGGTGCTTTGGGCAGTGATGCTGCTATCGAGGCAGCCGATGTCGTACTGATGGACGATAAACCTTCGAAGATAGCACTTGCCATAGAACTCTCATGCCGTACTATTTTCATAGCAAAGGAGAACGCATGGTTCGCTATCGGTATTAAGGTTGCAGTCCTTCTTCTTGCCACCTTTGGAATGGCAAGCATGGGATTAGCCGTTTTTGCTGATGTCGGTGTGATGGTTCTTGCCGTTCTTAATGCGATGAGAGCAAGATAG
- a CDS encoding DUF3990 domain-containing protein codes for MRLYHGTNTDFSEIDLAKSFPLKDFGQGFYLTTIREQAERMAKRKQQALGGKAIVQEYEFEESALHKGDLKVLIFEGTTPEWATFIFNNRSRNKNYQHDYDIVVGPIADDGVAFLINLYTTGAVTLAQFTRMLKFKKLSNQYFFGTKKAVKLLRRIK; via the coding sequence ATGAGACTCTATCATGGTACTAATACTGATTTTTCAGAGATTGATCTTGCAAAGTCTTTCCCTCTAAAAGACTTTGGACAAGGCTTTTACTTGACGACGATACGTGAGCAGGCAGAACGAATGGCGAAACGAAAGCAACAAGCGTTGGGGGGTAAAGCCATTGTACAAGAATATGAATTCGAGGAGAGTGCCTTACATAAAGGTGATTTGAAAGTGCTGATTTTTGAAGGAACTACCCCTGAATGGGCAACATTTATCTTTAATAATAGGTCAAGAAACAAAAACTATCAGCATGATTATGATATCGTTGTCGGACCTATAGCAGATGATGGAGTAGCCTTTCTTATTAACCTGTACACTACGGGAGCAGTCACTTTAGCACAGTTTACAAGGATGCTTAAGTTTAAGAAGCTCAGTAATCAGTATTTCTTTGGAACTAAAAAGGCTGTAAAATTATTAAGAAGAATAAAGTAA
- a CDS encoding DUF3791 domain-containing protein, with translation MDDQYKIPYLNAVIRTFGERFNLTVQQSFRYLYNFKGIRFLLEYYDVEHTLSIEDTVDDLIKVCQKNGGELA, from the coding sequence ATGGATGATCAGTATAAAATCCCCTATTTGAACGCTGTTATCAGAACGTTTGGTGAGCGTTTTAACTTGACGGTGCAGCAATCTTTCCGCTATCTTTATAACTTTAAAGGAATACGATTTCTTTTAGAGTATTATGACGTGGAACATACATTGTCTATAGAAGATACGGTAGATGACCTTATCAAAGTTTGTCAAAAGAATGGAGGAGAATTGGCATGA
- the dusB gene encoding tRNA dihydrouridine synthase DusB — protein MKIGTIDLGERPLFLAPMEDVTDIGFRKMCKRFGAAMVYTEFVSADAVIRSIKSTLSKLVIDDSERPVGIQIYGRDVASMVEAAKIVEQVKPDVIDINFGCPVKKVANKGAGSGMLKNIPLLLDITREVVKAVNTPVTVKTRLGWDNDNLIITDLAEQLQDCGIQALTIHGRTRAQMYTGEADWTLIGEVKNNPRIHIPIIGNGDVTSIEEAHEKFDHYGVDAVMIGRATFGCPWLFNQGEKQLTIDDKIDILEEMLRINVDRIDEHRGILHTRRHLAASPIFKGIPDFKKTRIAMLRTTKMDELMAILEDCREKLREE, from the coding sequence ATGAAAATAGGAACAATAGATTTGGGGGAACGCCCACTATTCTTGGCTCCAATGGAAGATGTGACAGATATTGGCTTCCGAAAGATGTGTAAACGCTTCGGTGCAGCCATGGTATATACGGAGTTTGTGTCGGCTGATGCCGTCATCCGTAGTATCAAGTCGACACTTTCAAAATTAGTCATTGACGATAGTGAGCGTCCTGTAGGAATACAGATATATGGCAGGGATGTAGCTTCAATGGTTGAAGCAGCTAAGATTGTAGAACAGGTAAAGCCCGATGTGATTGACATTAACTTTGGTTGTCCAGTGAAGAAGGTGGCAAACAAGGGTGCTGGCTCTGGTATGTTGAAGAACATCCCACTGCTACTTGACATCACAAGAGAGGTAGTGAAGGCTGTCAACACACCAGTCACAGTAAAGACTCGATTAGGTTGGGACAACGATAACTTGATTATTACCGACCTTGCAGAACAGCTACAAGACTGTGGTATACAGGCATTAACCATTCATGGACGCACTCGCGCACAGATGTACACAGGCGAAGCTGACTGGACATTGATTGGTGAGGTGAAGAACAATCCACGCATTCATATCCCCATCATAGGCAATGGTGATGTTACAAGTATTGAAGAAGCGCACGAGAAGTTCGACCATTATGGTGTTGATGCGGTGATGATTGGTCGTGCTACCTTTGGTTGTCCGTGGCTCTTTAATCAAGGTGAGAAGCAGCTAACAATAGATGACAAAATAGACATTCTTGAAGAGATGCTGCGCATAAATGTGGATCGTATCGATGAGCATCGTGGTATCTTGCATACACGTCGACACTTAGCTGCATCGCCAATCTTCAAAGGAATCCCTGATTTTAAGAAGACACGCATCGCTATGTTGCGCACAACAAAGATGGATGAGTTGATGGCTATCCTTGAAGATTGCAGGGAAAAACTAAGGGAAGAATGA
- a CDS encoding UDP-N-acetylmuramoyl-tripeptide--D-alanyl-D-alanine ligase, producing MDIQEIYKIYQAHPVVTTDSRNCPEGSIFVALKGASFDGNKFAEAALEKGCSYAIIDEKEYAKAGDERYILVDDALVTYKELAREHRRQFSIPVIGITGTNGKTTSKELISAVLAEKFNVHHTEANYNNDVGVPRTLLGIRPEHEIAVIEMGASHPGDIEKLVTYVEPTCGLITNVGRAHLQGFGSFEGVKKTKGELYDFLKAHGCLLFLNESNPDLTEMAEQRAFDRIITYGQDETADVQGYVVSCAPCLKFEWQSSSLNTHQPAPTIYEVQTHLIGSYNLDNMLAAIAIGLHFGVTPQQINYALENYVPHNNRSQLTETAHNKLIVDAYNANPSSMAAAIENFQLMEVENKMAILGDMRELGDASAEEHQKVVELLKATDIRNVWLVGEEFGKTQTDFLKFRDIDEVKKEIALHRPEDHYILIKGSNGIKLFELPALL from the coding sequence ATGGATATACAGGAGATTTACAAGATTTACCAAGCGCACCCTGTTGTGACCACAGACAGCCGTAACTGTCCTGAAGGAAGTATTTTCGTGGCATTGAAGGGAGCATCATTCGATGGTAATAAGTTTGCAGAAGCTGCCTTAGAAAAGGGCTGTAGCTATGCAATCATTGACGAAAAGGAATATGCAAAGGCAGGAGACGAGCGTTATATCCTCGTTGATGACGCCCTTGTAACTTATAAAGAATTGGCACGCGAGCATCGTCGTCAGTTCTCAATCCCTGTGATTGGTATTACAGGAACAAACGGAAAGACGACAAGTAAAGAACTTATCTCTGCCGTATTGGCTGAGAAGTTTAATGTACATCATACGGAGGCGAACTATAACAACGATGTAGGTGTACCTCGTACGTTGTTAGGTATTCGGCCAGAACATGAGATTGCGGTTATCGAGATGGGTGCTTCTCACCCTGGTGACATTGAAAAATTGGTAACATACGTAGAGCCAACTTGTGGTTTGATTACTAATGTCGGTCGTGCACATCTTCAGGGTTTTGGTAGTTTTGAGGGCGTAAAGAAGACCAAGGGTGAACTTTATGATTTCCTTAAAGCTCATGGTTGTTTACTGTTCCTCAACGAGAGCAATCCCGATTTGACGGAAATGGCAGAACAGCGAGCGTTTGATCGTATCATAACTTACGGACAAGATGAAACTGCTGATGTGCAAGGTTATGTTGTTAGCTGCGCTCCGTGTTTGAAGTTTGAGTGGCAGTCGTCAAGTCTCAACACCCACCAGCCAGCACCTACTATCTATGAAGTACAAACCCATCTCATTGGTTCTTACAACTTAGATAATATGTTGGCAGCCATAGCTATTGGTCTTCACTTTGGTGTTACGCCACAGCAAATCAACTATGCTCTGGAGAACTATGTGCCTCATAACAATCGTTCGCAGTTGACTGAGACAGCACATAACAAGCTTATTGTGGATGCTTACAATGCTAATCCATCCAGTATGGCTGCTGCGATAGAGAACTTCCAACTGATGGAGGTTGAGAATAAGATGGCTATCCTCGGTGATATGCGTGAACTTGGAGATGCGTCTGCAGAAGAACATCAGAAGGTTGTGGAATTGCTTAAGGCTACAGACATTCGTAATGTATGGCTTGTTGGAGAGGAGTTTGGTAAGACACAAACCGATTTCCTCAAGTTCCGCGACATTGATGAGGTGAAAAAGGAGATAGCTCTTCATCGTCCAGAAGATCATTATATCTTGATAAAAGGTAGTAATGGCATCAAGCTTTTTGAGCTTCCAGCCTTGCTATAA
- a CDS encoding ComEA family DNA-binding protein, which yields MNLKSIFYLHRSDRKVLLLLLLFIVGSIGLIIFVGNQTTETSAVKSDSISKNKPTSFSRKEQLPIVETAEGKHLFPFDPNTATAEQLQQLGLAPFQVRNIIKYRSKGGVYHSPMDFARLYGLTRKQYRALEPYITIGDDYEPASTLASVQAYIAQKEADKQAAHAAYEAYKAQNTYKPNRGNDRDTLRYPLKLKVGEHINLVTADTTQLKKVPGIGSGWARAILNYGKRLGGYVAVGQLQEIEGFPEESLPYFSIANPQTEKINLNTATLAQLRKHPYVNFYQAKAICDYRRLKGKLTSLSQLHLLKDFTPEAIERLRPYVAF from the coding sequence ATGAACCTAAAATCAATTTTCTATCTCCATCGTTCCGATCGAAAAGTGCTGTTGCTACTCTTGCTGTTTATCGTTGGTAGCATTGGTTTGATTATCTTTGTTGGCAATCAAACAACGGAAACTTCTGCTGTGAAAAGCGATAGTATAAGTAAGAATAAACCCACTTCTTTCTCCCGTAAAGAGCAACTTCCTATAGTTGAAACAGCTGAAGGTAAACACCTATTTCCTTTCGATCCAAATACAGCTACAGCCGAGCAGCTGCAGCAGTTAGGTTTAGCTCCTTTCCAAGTACGTAATATCATCAAGTATCGTTCTAAAGGAGGAGTCTATCATTCACCGATGGACTTTGCCCGCCTCTATGGTCTTACGCGCAAACAGTATCGAGCGTTAGAACCCTATATAACGATTGGTGATGATTACGAACCAGCCTCCACGCTCGCCTCTGTACAAGCTTATATTGCTCAAAAAGAAGCTGATAAGCAGGCTGCTCATGCAGCTTATGAGGCCTATAAGGCACAAAACACGTATAAACCTAACAGAGGGAATGACCGTGACACCCTTCGCTATCCATTGAAGCTAAAAGTTGGTGAACATATCAATCTCGTTACTGCTGATACAACCCAGCTAAAGAAAGTCCCCGGTATAGGCTCAGGGTGGGCACGTGCCATTCTTAACTACGGTAAACGATTAGGTGGATACGTTGCTGTGGGACAACTGCAAGAGATTGAAGGATTCCCAGAAGAAAGCCTACCTTACTTCTCTATCGCTAACCCACAGACAGAGAAGATAAACCTAAATACTGCAACTCTCGCACAACTTCGTAAGCATCCTTATGTGAATTTCTATCAGGCTAAGGCTATTTGCGACTATAGGCGATTGAAGGGGAAACTAACCAGTCTCTCACAACTCCACTTGTTAAAGGACTTTACGCCCGAAGCAATCGAACGTCTGCGTCCGTATGTTGCGTTTTAA
- a CDS encoding sodium-dependent transporter, protein MSEQKRAKFGSKLGMILATAGGAVGLGNVWRFPYMTGQNGGAAFILIYIGCILLLGLPCMISEFIIGRHAASNTARAYTKLSNGSAWKWVGYLGVLTGFLITGYYAVVSGWCLQYGVASVMNHLHGTPDYFKSYFTDFSTNPWKPVLWTVAILFLAHYIIIHGVRNGIERASKIMMPALFVLLVAIVVASCLLPGASKGVEFLLKPDFSKVTGDVFLGALGQSFYSMSIAMGCICTYASYYSRHTKLLNSAVQIGVIDTCVAILAGLMIFPAAFSVGVSPDSGPSLIFITLPNVFEQAFASMPIVGYIISMAFYLLLSMAALTSLISLHEVSTAFFQEELHISRPRAAMIVTAACSLIGAVCSLSLGEWSFLKVAGVDLFDLFDFVTGQIFLPIGGLLTCLFIGWYVPKKLVKDEFTNWGTTRGIFFGAYYFLIRFVCPLAILAIFLHQLGVF, encoded by the coding sequence ATGAGTGAACAAAAAAGAGCGAAGTTTGGAAGCAAGTTAGGTATGATTCTTGCCACTGCAGGCGGTGCTGTTGGTTTGGGTAATGTATGGCGTTTCCCTTATATGACAGGTCAGAATGGTGGTGCTGCTTTCATTCTTATTTATATTGGTTGTATCTTGTTATTGGGCTTGCCTTGTATGATTAGCGAGTTCATTATCGGTCGTCATGCAGCCTCAAATACGGCACGAGCCTATACAAAGTTATCTAATGGGAGTGCTTGGAAGTGGGTTGGTTACTTAGGAGTGCTCACTGGTTTCCTCATTACGGGCTATTACGCTGTTGTTTCGGGTTGGTGTTTGCAATATGGAGTAGCCTCCGTAATGAATCATCTGCATGGTACACCAGATTATTTCAAGTCTTATTTTACAGACTTCTCTACCAATCCTTGGAAGCCTGTTTTATGGACCGTAGCTATTCTGTTTCTCGCCCACTACATTATTATTCATGGTGTTAGGAATGGTATTGAGCGTGCATCAAAGATTATGATGCCAGCCCTCTTTGTGCTTTTGGTGGCTATTGTCGTTGCATCTTGCCTTCTTCCAGGCGCAAGTAAGGGCGTAGAATTCCTATTGAAGCCCGACTTCAGTAAGGTGACAGGCGATGTCTTCCTTGGTGCTTTAGGTCAGTCATTCTATTCGATGAGTATTGCGATGGGATGTATCTGTACATATGCCTCTTATTATAGTCGTCATACAAAGTTGTTGAACTCAGCAGTACAGATTGGCGTCATTGACACCTGCGTTGCTATTCTTGCAGGTTTGATGATTTTCCCAGCTGCATTCTCTGTGGGAGTAAGTCCTGATAGTGGACCATCTCTTATCTTCATTACCCTTCCAAATGTCTTTGAGCAGGCTTTTGCGAGTATGCCTATAGTTGGTTATATCATTTCGATGGCATTCTATCTGCTGCTTTCGATGGCAGCGTTGACCTCTTTGATATCCCTACACGAAGTGAGTACAGCCTTTTTCCAAGAGGAGTTGCATATCAGTCGTCCACGTGCTGCAATGATTGTTACGGCTGCTTGTTCGCTTATCGGTGCAGTCTGCTCGTTATCATTGGGCGAGTGGAGTTTCCTCAAAGTGGCAGGTGTCGATCTCTTCGACCTCTTCGACTTTGTGACAGGACAAATCTTCCTACCTATAGGAGGACTTCTCACCTGCCTATTCATAGGCTGGTATGTACCAAAGAAACTGGTGAAGGACGAGTTTACCAACTGGGGAACCACACGTGGTATCTTCTTTGGTGCCTATTACTTCCTCATTCGTTTTGTTTGTCCATTGGCTATTCTCGCAATCTTCCTACATCAGTTAGGAGTTTTCTAA
- a CDS encoding VanZ family protein, translating to MTIPETPLSSVRFIDKWTHSLIYLVLGLSISLEYLRNTKQPSPKFIIVWVWLMPIIMGGLIEVLQSYCTNGNRSGEWLDFFADAIGSTIAVLIGILLVRYRAKA from the coding sequence ATGACTATTCCAGAAACGCCACTGAGCTCTGTTCGGTTTATAGATAAGTGGACACATAGTCTTATTTACTTAGTTTTAGGCCTAAGTATAAGCCTCGAATACTTACGCAATACAAAGCAGCCCAGCCCCAAATTCATCATTGTATGGGTCTGGTTGATGCCTATTATCATGGGAGGACTCATTGAAGTTCTTCAATCCTACTGTACGAATGGGAATCGAAGTGGTGAATGGCTCGACTTCTTCGCAGATGCTATTGGCTCGACAATAGCCGTGCTTATCGGTATTCTTCTGGTACGATATCGCGCCAAAGCTTAA
- a CDS encoding CYTH domain-containing protein, translating to MSGLEIERKFLVHKNMDWKSLASSCSHIQQGYFAAVNTVRVRIRDDKGYLTIKGPSRTGGLSRYEFEKEITLEEAQQLMLLCEPGVIDKHRYLVPFEGHTFEIDEFHGDNDGLVLAEVELGSEDESFDKPDFIGLEITGNRHFYNSQMRRNPFKLWRDIVPEEYR from the coding sequence ATGAGTGGATTAGAGATTGAAAGAAAGTTCTTAGTTCATAAGAATATGGACTGGAAAAGCCTTGCAAGTAGTTGTAGTCACATACAACAAGGATATTTTGCAGCTGTTAATACCGTTCGTGTTCGTATCAGGGACGATAAGGGATATCTGACAATCAAAGGTCCATCACGTACAGGTGGGCTATCACGTTATGAGTTTGAAAAAGAGATTACACTGGAAGAAGCACAGCAATTAATGCTTTTATGCGAGCCAGGTGTGATTGATAAGCATCGCTATCTTGTACCTTTTGAAGGTCATACCTTTGAGATAGATGAGTTTCATGGTGATAATGATGGACTCGTCTTGGCTGAAGTGGAGTTAGGAAGTGAGGATGAATCGTTTGATAAGCCAGACTTTATTGGCTTAGAAATTACGGGTAATCGCCACTTCTATAATTCCCAGATGCGTCGCAATCCATTTAAGCTTTGGCGCGATATCGTACCAGAAGAATACCGATAA
- the prfB gene encoding peptide chain release factor 2 — protein MITADQLKDIQERTEALHRYLDIDKKRIEFEEEQLRTQAPDFWDDPARAQEQMKKVKDIEKWVKDYDKARALADEVQLAFDFYKDELVTEEEVDTAYAKVLKVIEGLELKNMLRQEEDPMECVMKINSGAGGTESQDWASMLMRMYMRWGEAQGYRVTISDIQEGDEAGIKSVTMKFEGGEYAYGYLKSENGVHRLVRVSPFNAQGKRMTSFASVFVTPLVDDTIEVYVDPARVSWDTFRSSGAGGQNVNKVESGVRLRYQYEDPDTGEQEEILIENTETRDQPKNRAKAMQLLKSQLYDRAMKKRMEEQAKIEAGKKKIEWGSQIRSYVFDDRRVKDHRTNYQTSDVDGVMDGKIDDFIKAYLMEFPTEE, from the coding sequence ATGATAACAGCAGATCAGCTAAAAGATATCCAAGAACGCACTGAAGCGTTGCACCGTTATCTTGACATTGACAAGAAACGAATAGAGTTTGAGGAGGAACAACTCCGTACACAAGCCCCAGATTTTTGGGATGACCCAGCTCGTGCACAGGAGCAGATGAAGAAAGTTAAGGATATCGAGAAATGGGTTAAAGACTATGATAAGGCACGTGCGTTGGCTGATGAAGTACAGTTGGCGTTCGATTTCTATAAAGATGAACTTGTCACTGAGGAGGAAGTTGATACCGCATACGCTAAGGTTCTTAAGGTAATCGAAGGATTAGAGCTTAAGAATATGCTACGTCAGGAGGAAGATCCGATGGAGTGTGTGATGAAAATTAACTCTGGAGCGGGCGGTACGGAGAGTCAAGACTGGGCTTCTATGCTGATGCGTATGTATATGCGTTGGGGTGAAGCACAGGGATATAGAGTTACTATCTCTGATATACAGGAAGGCGATGAGGCTGGTATTAAGAGTGTGACAATGAAGTTTGAGGGTGGAGAATATGCTTATGGCTACTTGAAGAGTGAGAATGGTGTGCATCGTTTAGTACGTGTTAGTCCGTTCAATGCCCAAGGTAAGCGTATGACAAGCTTTGCCAGCGTCTTCGTTACGCCATTGGTTGATGATACGATAGAGGTATATGTTGACCCTGCTCGCGTCAGTTGGGACACCTTCCGTTCGAGTGGTGCGGGTGGACAGAACGTCAACAAGGTGGAGTCAGGTGTACGTTTGCGCTATCAATATGAAGATCCTGACACTGGAGAACAGGAGGAAATCCTCATTGAAAATACGGAAACTCGCGACCAACCGAAGAACCGTGCTAAGGCTATGCAGCTCTTGAAGTCGCAGTTGTATGACCGTGCAATGAAGAAACGCATGGAAGAACAGGCTAAGATTGAGGCTGGTAAGAAGAAGATTGAGTGGGGAAGTCAGATTCGAAGTTACGTCTTTGATGACCGTCGTGTGAAGGATCACCGCACTAATTATCAGACTTCTGATGTGGATGGTGTGATGGATGGTAAGATTGATGACTTCATCAAAGCTTATCTGATGGAGTTTCCAACGGAGGAATAG